In Camelus dromedarius isolate mCamDro1 chromosome 3, mCamDro1.pat, whole genome shotgun sequence, one DNA window encodes the following:
- the SOX30 gene encoding transcription factor SOX-30 isoform X1: MERARPEPPPQPRQLPRATLPRPLRPAPPPLPVEGASFRAAAAEPSASPPAPCAAAIATVASSGGEAPTSGVQSAARRLMQVKPEQVLLLPPGPPLPQAREEGAAASPIQTRLLQLRPELLLPPPPPPPPPPPLVPASEGPPCRPELHPVQPRALHVKAEKQEPGPGLDPSVGPRKAMEAGPRSSRAAKLESPGPFLDSHGGDEKKGKVELEEVMSYTVKGGEGKSLVALRGVIKTEEPERLREDCRLGTEPTSNGLVHGSKDVILTQPSSAFGPHQDLRIPLTLHTVPPGARIQFQGPPPSELIRLTKVPLTPVPIKMQSLLEPSVKIETKDVPLTVLPSDAGIPDTPFSKDRNGHVKRPMNAFMVWARIHRPALAKANPAANNAEISVQLGLEWNKLSEEQKKPYYDEAQKIKEKHREEFPGWVYQPRPGKRKRFPLGVSGVFSGTTQNIISTNPTTIYPYRSPTYSVVIPSLQNTITHPVGEPAIQLPTPAVHCPSPITLFQPSVPSTAQVAVQAPSLPLRPALPSQRFAGSSQTDTHHLHSGANCSVKRPTPVSLESSNRIPTSASTAHARFAASTIQPPKEYPSISTCPRSAPIPQAPPIPHSHVYQPPPLGHPATLFGTPPRFSFYHPYFLPGPHYFPSSTCPYSRPPFDYGNFPSAVPECLGYYEDRYQKHEAMFSALNRDYPFRDYPEDRAHSEGSRSCESMDGTSYYNSHSHSGGEHLNPVPQLDIGALENVFTALASTPSSIQQVNVTDSDEEEEEKVLRNL; encoded by the exons ATGGAGAGAGCCAGGCCGGAGCCCCCGCCTCAGCCGCGCCAATTGCCGCGGGCGACGCTGCCGCGTCCGCTGCGTCCCGCTCCGCCTCCGCTGCCCGTCGAGGGCGCCTCCTTTCGGGCAGCGGCCGCGGAGCCCTCTGCGTCGCCGCCCGCCCCTTGCGCGGCCGCCATTGCAACCGTGGCCTCGTCGGGCGGGGAGGCCCCGACGTCGGGCGTACAGAGCGCGGCACGGCGGCTGATGCAGGTGAAGCCGGAGCAGGTGTTGCTGCTGCCGCCAGGGCCACCACTGCCTCAAGCCCGGGAGGAAGGGGCAGCTGCCTCGCCTATACAGACGCGGCTGCTGCAGCTGAGGCCCgagctgctgctgccgccgccgccgccgccgccgccgccgccaccgctgGTCCCCGCGTCCGAGGGCCCCCCCTGCAGACCTGAGTTGCACCCGGTGCAGCCCCGGGCGCTGCACGTTAAGGCCGAGAAGCAGGAGCCTGGACCCGGCTTGGATCCCTCGGTGGGGCCTCGGAAGGCCATGGAGGCGGGCCCTAGGTCCTCCAGGGCGGCCAAGTTGGAAAGCCCCGGGCCGTTTCTCGACAGCCACGGAGGGGACGAGAAGAAGGGCAAGGTGGAGTTAGAGGAGGTCATGAGCTACACGGTGAAAGGCGGGGAGGGCAAAAGCCTGGTGGCCCTCAGAGGAGTCATCAAAACGGAGGAGCCCGAGAGACTCCGCGAGGACTGCAGGCTCGGCACAGAGCCCACGTCCAATGGCCTGGTCCATGGCAGCAAGGATGTCATCCTGACCCAGCCGTCCAGCGCCTTTGGGCCACACCAAGACCTCAGGATCCCTTTGACTCTTCACACCGTACCCCCTGGGGCCCGGATCCAGTTTCAGGGACCTCCACCTTCAGAGCTGATACGATTGACCAAGGTCCCTTTGACACCAGTGCCTATTAAAATGCAGTCTTTATTGGAGCCTTCTGTAAAAATTGAAACCAAAGATGTCCCGCTCACCGTGCTTCCCTCAGATGCAG GAATACCAGATACTCCCTTCAGTAAGGACAGAAATGGTCATGTGAAGCGACCCATGAATGCATTTATGGTGTGGGCAAGGATCCACCGGCCAGCACTAGCCAAAGCTAACCCAGCAGCCAACAATGCAGAAATCAGTGTCCAGCTCGGGTTAGAGTGGAACAAACTTAGTGAAGAACAAAAGAAACCCTATTATGATGAAGCacaaaagattaaagaaaagcaCAGAGAGGAATTTCCTG GTTGGGTTTATCAGCCTCGTCCAGGGAAGCGAAAACGCTTCCCTCTAGGCGTTTCCGGTGTATTTTCTGGTACCACACAGAATATCATCTCTACCAATCCTACAACAATTTATCCTTATCGCTCACCTACCTACTCTGTGGTAATTCCCAGCCTACAGAACACCATCACTCATCCAGTTG gtGAACCTGCCATCCAGCTGCCCACACCTGCAGTCCATTGCCCAAGCCCCATCACACTTTTCCAGCCCAGCGTCCCCAGTACTGCCCAGGTGGCTGTCCAGGCTCCAAGTCTGCCCCTCCGTCCAGCACTCCCATCGCAGCGCTTTGCTGGGTCCTCCCAAACGGACACTCATCATCTGCATTCTGGAGCCAATTGCTCTGTGAAGAGACCCACTCCTGTCTCTCTGGAGAGCAGTAACAGGATTCCGACTAGTGCAAGTACTGCCCATGCCAGATTTGCAGCCTCGACCATCCAGCCTCCCAAGGAGTATCCCAGCATTTCCACTTGTCCCAGAAGTGCTCCAATTCCCCAGGCTCCTCCTATTCCACACTCACATGTctaccagccccctcccctgggccaTCCAGCCACATTGTTTGGGACACCACCGCGATTCTCTTTTTATCACCCTTACTTCCTACCTGGACCTCACTACTTCCCATCAAG CACATGCCCTTATAGTCGGCCTCCCTTTGACTATGGAAATTTTCCAAGTGCAGTGCCAGAATGTCTTGGTTATTATGAAGACAGGTACCAAAAACACGAGGCTATGTTTTCAGCTTTAAATAGAGACTACCCGTTTAGAGACTACCCAGAAGACCGCGCGCACAGCGAAGGTTCTCGGAGTTGTGAGAGCATGGACGGGACCTCTTACTATAACAGTCACAGCCACAGTGGGGGAGAACACTTAAATCCCGTGCCTCAGCTGGACATTGGCGCCTTGGAAAACGTCTTCACAGCCCTAGCATCCACCCCCTCTAGCATCCAGCAAGTCAATGTCACTGACAgtgatgaggaggaagaagaaaaagtacTCAGGAATTTATAA
- the SOX30 gene encoding transcription factor SOX-30 isoform X2 yields MERARPEPPPQPRQLPRATLPRPLRPAPPPLPVEGASFRAAAAEPSASPPAPCAAAIATVASSGGEAPTSGVQSAARRLMQVKPEQVLLLPPGPPLPQAREEGAAASPIQTRLLQLRPELLLPPPPPPPPPPPLVPASEGPPCRPELHPVQPRALHVKAEKQEPGPGLDPSVGPRKAMEAGPRSSRAAKLESPGPFLDSHGGDEKKGKVELEEVMSYTVKGGEGKSLVALRGVIKTEEPERLREDCRLGTEPTSNGLVHGSKDVILTQPSSAFGPHQDLRIPLTLHTVPPGARIQFQGPPPSELIRLTKVPLTPVPIKMQSLLEPSVKIETKDVPLTVLPSDAGIPDTPFSKDRNGHVKRPMNAFMVWARIHRPALAKANPAANNAEISVQLGLEWNKLSEEQKKPYYDEAQKIKEKHREEFPGWVYQPRPGKRKRFPLGVSGVFSGTTQNIISTNPTTIYPYRSPTYSVVIPSLQNTITHPVAHALIVGLPLTMEIFQVQCQNVLVIMKTGTKNTRLCFQL; encoded by the exons ATGGAGAGAGCCAGGCCGGAGCCCCCGCCTCAGCCGCGCCAATTGCCGCGGGCGACGCTGCCGCGTCCGCTGCGTCCCGCTCCGCCTCCGCTGCCCGTCGAGGGCGCCTCCTTTCGGGCAGCGGCCGCGGAGCCCTCTGCGTCGCCGCCCGCCCCTTGCGCGGCCGCCATTGCAACCGTGGCCTCGTCGGGCGGGGAGGCCCCGACGTCGGGCGTACAGAGCGCGGCACGGCGGCTGATGCAGGTGAAGCCGGAGCAGGTGTTGCTGCTGCCGCCAGGGCCACCACTGCCTCAAGCCCGGGAGGAAGGGGCAGCTGCCTCGCCTATACAGACGCGGCTGCTGCAGCTGAGGCCCgagctgctgctgccgccgccgccgccgccgccgccgccgccaccgctgGTCCCCGCGTCCGAGGGCCCCCCCTGCAGACCTGAGTTGCACCCGGTGCAGCCCCGGGCGCTGCACGTTAAGGCCGAGAAGCAGGAGCCTGGACCCGGCTTGGATCCCTCGGTGGGGCCTCGGAAGGCCATGGAGGCGGGCCCTAGGTCCTCCAGGGCGGCCAAGTTGGAAAGCCCCGGGCCGTTTCTCGACAGCCACGGAGGGGACGAGAAGAAGGGCAAGGTGGAGTTAGAGGAGGTCATGAGCTACACGGTGAAAGGCGGGGAGGGCAAAAGCCTGGTGGCCCTCAGAGGAGTCATCAAAACGGAGGAGCCCGAGAGACTCCGCGAGGACTGCAGGCTCGGCACAGAGCCCACGTCCAATGGCCTGGTCCATGGCAGCAAGGATGTCATCCTGACCCAGCCGTCCAGCGCCTTTGGGCCACACCAAGACCTCAGGATCCCTTTGACTCTTCACACCGTACCCCCTGGGGCCCGGATCCAGTTTCAGGGACCTCCACCTTCAGAGCTGATACGATTGACCAAGGTCCCTTTGACACCAGTGCCTATTAAAATGCAGTCTTTATTGGAGCCTTCTGTAAAAATTGAAACCAAAGATGTCCCGCTCACCGTGCTTCCCTCAGATGCAG GAATACCAGATACTCCCTTCAGTAAGGACAGAAATGGTCATGTGAAGCGACCCATGAATGCATTTATGGTGTGGGCAAGGATCCACCGGCCAGCACTAGCCAAAGCTAACCCAGCAGCCAACAATGCAGAAATCAGTGTCCAGCTCGGGTTAGAGTGGAACAAACTTAGTGAAGAACAAAAGAAACCCTATTATGATGAAGCacaaaagattaaagaaaagcaCAGAGAGGAATTTCCTG GTTGGGTTTATCAGCCTCGTCCAGGGAAGCGAAAACGCTTCCCTCTAGGCGTTTCCGGTGTATTTTCTGGTACCACACAGAATATCATCTCTACCAATCCTACAACAATTTATCCTTATCGCTCACCTACCTACTCTGTGGTAATTCCCAGCCTACAGAACACCATCACTCATCCAGTTG CACATGCCCTTATAGTCGGCCTCCCTTTGACTATGGAAATTTTCCAAGTGCAGTGCCAGAATGTCTTGGTTATTATGAAGACAGGTACCAAAAACACGAGGCTATGTTTTCAGCTTTAA